tttttttttttttttttttttttaagttctctATTACTATCTTGTTTGATTGATTTATAGGCTGATTGCAAGATAGCCCATGGGTCGACTTGGGTTTGATGCAACAGAGAATCCAATCCCCTTGACATTGTTACTGCAGACCCGAAAAAGGTTTTTATtctcttgcttttctttttgttcaaaTCCCTCCCCCCTTCATCCGGGAAATTTCCCAGGATAAAGTATTTAATTCCGTAGCAcaaattcttgttttcttttttttcttacgGTCAAAGTTTCAATAGTTACACAAAAGGGTAAAAAGGGTAGCGCTCTTTTCACCAATAAACTAttgttttcctctttttctaaTACAAATAATACAATAATGGATTGATATGTCCACCACTTTTGTGGATTGTTTGAGAAGATAAATTCTTTAGGAGGACATTAATGTTGTTTATGGAGTTGTCCGAATTAAGTGCATTTCAAATAACAAACTCAAGAGAATCCCGATCAGATcataagaaaatggaaaaagaaaaatagttcAGGTTtgtttagaaaagaaaatgtaaccTATATACTACGAACTGTAATAGATTAACCCATGCTAATGTTACACCACAATTGGATCCTAATGGCAAGGCAATTGAGTTAAATAGCTCTCTATGGTAATGTCTAATGTGTGTgacataaaaaaatacaaatatttttgtatttttatgagTAATTGGGGTTTAcgttgtttattaatatttttatttaaagaaattaaacaaagggatccaaaaaataattgacaaGCTAGACCCAATTAGCAAACAAAGCGGTCCATGCCAAATTGTAAAGGTGGAATGCccttttcataaaatataaaaggttTATGATATGCTTTGAAGTTTGTgctaaaaaaaaaggacaacatACCCAAAATTTTCTTAATGAATATACAATACAAGTAGGTTGCTTCCAAGATCTTTCCTGAtgccaatttattttatttgtctgGGCAACATAAATCATGGTCATGGCTTGCTTTGAAATGGGTCTACATCGGGTGCAAGCCACAAATCTCAAATATTCCCTTTTCATTGCTTTATGGCCTAAAAGTGCTTAACGACATTGGCCCTTCTTcatcttaatttttatatttttattgcacATCACACGTGAGAAgtttatatagtttttattgTATAAACCAAAGTAGAAATCAGTGATCCACGataataagggaaaattacttatcaataatttttgaaattctagCCATTCAATGTAATCTAAGGGTTTACAAACCGCCGCATGTcccattaataataaaataataaaatattatttaaattttaaaaataaattataaaagaaaataattaaataattaaaaataataataaaacatatggggttgccagccaccccatttttcccATAAGGggttggccggccaccccagctgagccatgggggtggccgaagccatccCTATGGCCCCaagaggtggttcggccactctctatggccaaacccataaattatattttttgagtttggccCTAGGGGCCCTTGCCACCCCCTTATGGcaaatatggggtggccggccactccatatttttttattttttttattttttaaatttaaatcatattttattattagtaagACACATGGTGGCTTGTAGACTCTTGGATCATATTGGATGGACAATTTTCTCTTATTCCCAGGATCCCAATCCTTGTGTTAGACATTCTGAACTCTAAGAGAATCTGATCATTTTTGCCACTTTTTATCCTAGAGGAAAAAccattttgaaatttgttggAGTTGTGATTTGACCGATAGGTCATTTTTGCATACAATTGCTGGCCATTCCTAGCTTTCAACCAATTTATGTCCTACTACTTACGGGATTGCGATTGACCCAATATAATACCTTTAATTTGAATCATTCATAAATGGATAGCCAAAACACCCGAATAGTTTAAGGAAGTGGTTTAATAACTTCTAATGGCCGATTTAGGTTAATTAAACCAcatgaatttcaaaaaaaaaaagaataaaggtaATCATGGTTCTAGATATTGCGACAAGAGTTATAATAAATCAAAAGACAAATAACTCAGTCAAAAGTTACAATAACTCAAGATATAATGAACTCAAGTGTTAAGAGAGTTATAAGAACTCAAGTGACAAGAGTTATAAATGATACATTAAGTTAGAAGTAGAAATGcttataatattcatattatttctttataaatagagtatGGTACACTAtcaaatatattaagaaaatatgTAACCAAGAAAATGATTTGATGTGTAGACGTAGGCTATAAGCTAAGCCATCTTAATTTTGTGAGTTTCTTTTCATTGTTctcatttctcttatttaaattacaattatcgatcttgtgatttttttttttttcctcttctcaaTCACTCTTCCTTAATGAGTAACCATCGAGTCGAAGACATTTTCACCGTTGGAGCATCCTTATCATCTAAGTTCCGGCCATAGTAGCCGATGCCAGCCTAAATTCGACGATGTCAAAATCCCGGTCAAAGTAACCGATgccggccaaaaaaaaaaaaaaaaagttgctgaTGTTCAAATATGGCCATAGTAGCCGATGCCGACCAAGAGTCGCCTAAGTCCAAGTTTCAGTCATAGATCAAAACTCAACATATGTGATCTACCATTGGGTTTGCGAGGGCGTATTAAAACAAGAGTTCTCTTAAAAGTTACAATAACTCAAGAGTCAAGAGAGTTACAAGAACTCAAGTGACAAGAGttgtaaataatatattaagTTTATTGACTTTAATGTAAAAGTAAAAATGCTTGTAACGTTCATactatttctttataaataaagtattatataccataaaatatataaaggaaaTATGTAGCCAAGAAAATGCTTTGATATGTGGACGTAGGTCATAAGCCGAACTACCTTAATTCTCCGAGTTTCTCTTCCttgttctcatttttcttttctaaatcaTAAGTTTTAATACTAGATACTCACTCAAAGCATAATTGAACAATTTGTGTAATATATAATTTCTGTGATTTctagtcattttttattttatttgaatgggTGGGCCATGAACATCTATAGAGCAATGCACGGGAATCAAATAACTTTGGTAAAGAAAGCAAGATGTTCTGGACAAAAGGaaatatggaaaataaaaaagaaaaggaaagtgagATGTTATCCAGCCTAGAACACTCGTACCACTGCATATACTTAGCTATTAAGTCTTCAATTATTGTAAAACTAGTGGGTATTCCTGGTGTTTTAGTATCTCTCCATGCAAAGTGGTCAGAGAGAATAGCTcacaaaaactaaaacaaaaaaaacaaaaaaattggacaaaaaGGGCGAATTAAGAGCTACTTTTCTTTAACTTTTGGGTTCATAGTGGGCTAAAGTAGAATGGAGTATTGTCTACCAATAATAGCCCATAGAAAGGTCTCTTTATCAGATCAAGGGTTGAGAAAATGCCACATCAGCTTTCACTCCAACTACTGTTGGCTCACGGAGTCAAAACTTATTTCATATTgtaacctaatttttttttttttttttttttaggttcaaAGAAATAGAATGATTTTTGCTCCCAAAATATTTGTATAACGAATCAACATTAtctaaaaatctaaaattagTAATCAAAGTGATATTTTCTCTTCATGGATGAGGTTTTTGGTGTCACTTCTTGCCATTATCTACTCTTTCTTGTTAGCTATAAAGCTTTATTCTAAactagattaaataattaattttcagttCAGCTTATTTAGAGAATGTgaggaataaaatatataattcttaCCTACACTTTTAATTAAGAAATTCATTTAATCtaacttaaaaagaaaacaattggaGTTTTCATACCTACACTGTTACTGTTACTGTTACTGTACATTTATTTCTCCAGGACTATTTTGAAAGTTTGTTTAGATGCTTTATTAGAGTTTTCATACTCTAGATGGTTATGTCAATCAGTTTGCATCTCATTAAGAGTTTTTTTGAACAGCATTCGCAGATGATTTCTATCTGCCCTGCTTTGAAGAGTTTACAGTCAGtttggattgggtttttccgTCTTTGTATGTCATGTTACTCTCTTTTGCTTCGACAGTTATcagtttatttaaaaaaaaaaacaatgccatttcttatttttttgttggcgCGTGAGCTTGTGACTGAAGCTCCGAAGTCCGAGGGTAGaaagggaaataaataaaataataaaacagcACATCACACACGTGGGTTGCTTTGATTGGTGGCAATCACGTACGTAAAAGTACCTGAGACGAACCCAAATGGCCATAACATTATTAATACAGAAGCATCAATCCCTGTCACTTTTCTCATTGGCCCAAATTTCAGAAAGCAAAGGAATCCACATGCACCAGGCAACACACAGATACTCCTCCCAGCACCGGATCATCATTTTGGTTGCACAATCCCAACAAACTCTCCCAACTCTCTCTCTATCTGCTGCTACTGCTGCTTACCTCCTCCAAGAGACCGAGTCGAAAGTGAACATGACAGCAACTTCAGCAACCTCTGTTCCTTCAGCTCACTCTTTTCCTAAAACACATGGACGCGTAATGCAAAGCTGAGTTTGTTTGTGGGGATAGGCAACTCAGAGATGGAGTTTCAAGAGGGTATGATGAAGTTGGTGGTTCACAAACCCATAAAGACGACATGGACATTTGAGAAGGAGAACGAAAAACAGAGAAGTACAGAGACTGCCACTCCCAGGCGAAAATGGAACATCTTCAACAAGTATCTGTCTTCACCGCCTTCAAAACCCGTAAACCCCAAACCAAAGCAACCCCCAAAGGAGTTCATCTGCACCATTTCCGGCTCTCTCATGGCCGACCCAGTCATCGTCTCCTCTGGCCACACTTTCGAACAAGCCTGCGTCAGAGCCTGCAAAGTCCTGGGCTTTACACCCACTTTACCCGACTCGTCCACACCCGATTTCTCCTCCATAATCCCCAACCTCGCGCTCAAATCCACCATTCTCAACTGGTGCAAAAACTCCTCGGTAGACCCTCCAAAGCCCGTCGATTCCAACACCGCCGAGAAGCTCGTCCGTACATTAATGGCGGCCGATGCCCAGAACGAAAATGGAGCCCAACAGACCGAAATCTCGGAGAAGAAGGTGATACAAGGGGTTAGAGAAAAGCCTAGCGTGAATTCCAATCATCCTAGTCACTGCGACTCGAGCTCGGACGACTCGTTCGGGACCACCGCGTCGATTCGGTCTCTGCAACTTGCGACTCAGCCGAGTTGCTATTCCTCTCCATCCTCGTCCGAAATCGAAACCCTAGCCCCTAATTGCACCGAGGAAGAGGAAATTTTGGCCAAACTCAGAAGCCCACAAGTGTTTGAGATCGAAGAGTCCGTGATTTTTCTGAGACAGATCACACGGACCAGAGAAGACTCAAGGGGCCACCTCTGTACCCCTCGGTTACTCTCAGCCCTCCGATCTCTGATCATCTCCAGGTACTCGAGCATCCAAGTGAACTCGGTCGCAGCATTGGTGAATCTCTCTTTGGAGAATGCCAACAAGGTTAGGATCGTACGGTCAGGAATCGTTCCTCCACTAGTTGATGTTCTGAAGGGGGGATTTGCTGAGGCGCAGGAACACGCTTCCGGTGCACTCTTCAGCTTAGCCCTAGATGATAACAACAAGACCGCGATTGGTGTTTTGGGCGCTTTACAGCCGTTGATTCACATGCTCCGGTCCCAGAGCGAGCGGACCCGGCATGACTCGGCGCTTGCTCTTTACCATCTTTCGCTCGTTCAAAGCAATCGGTCTAAGTTAGTGAAACTCGGGTCCGTTCCAATTTTGTTGGGTATGTTGAGATCGGGTCACATGACGGGTCGGTTACTACTAATTTTGTGTAACCTGGCTTGGTGCATGGATGGGCGGGCCGCAATGTTGGATGCGGGTGGGGTAGATTGTTTGGTTGGGTTGTTGGATGGGGGCGAGTTGAAGTCCGAGTCGGCTTGGGCGAGTTGCGTTGACACATTGTATGGGCTGAGTCATGGCGGGTTGAGGTTCAAGGGGTTGGCGAAGGCGGCAAGGGCGGAAGAGGTGTTGATGAAGGTTGAGAACGTTGGGTGCAAACGGGCATGGGAGAAGGCAAAAAGGGTTTTGGAGATGATCAAAAAgagggaagaggaggaggaagaggtgGATTGGGTGGATTTGCTTGGCATGGAGAGTCAGACTCAGTGTTGACTCGTTGTGGGTTAGGTGAGTCAAGAATTTTGAAGTACAGAGTTTGatgttttgattcttttgagTGTTGtcttttttgggggtggggttgGTTTAAGATTTGTAATTACCGGTGTTTATATTGGTGGTTTTTGTGGCTTTTGCGCTTTGGTGACATTTTTTTCACCTAAATCATGGATGTTGGAGGTGTAAATTAAGAGCTTTTAGACCCAAGTGATTTTGGAGTTGTACGAATCTTTTCCGAAAGTTTTCTTTAATGCTTATCACTTTATTCTTGATGGGTCTTCATTTTGAGATGGGTTTGGTGCCACCACTTTATATCTCAATCCTCACTCTTTATTGTTTCACATTTCCTCGATAAAGCGTGCCAATCACAACAATATGGTACAATCAAAATGATATGACAAATATCAGTAGAACTCAATCATCTATAATTAGGAATTCCTATTATTTTATGCCTGAGCAGAGGCCCACTCGAAGAGGTCTTCTGTTCAAGTGGGCTTCCTATTCGGGTAGGGAATTTGCTTTGATTAATaatcttatttttttgaaatttcttttgaggCCCAAAAGATTGGTTCTGCCATGGGAAAGGCCCAAGAGGTGGCAGTGCCCCATGATTACCAAGAATGCTTTGGGCTTGAGCTTTTCCTCGTGGGGATTCTTAGAGCATAGGATGGCAATTGGAATTGGACATAAGTGTCCCATGATTCACAGCGCCAGGGCATCCTTAGGCTTGTCCTATACGTGCTCCCTCCCAAATCAAAACGGGCATgtagagaatgaaagaaaaagttttgaAGTTGGTTAATTAGAGGTAAGCTTGGAGGAGGTGAAGGAAGCTTTTGATGTGTTTGATGAGAACAGAGATGGGTTTATTGATGCAGGGGAGTTGCAGAGAGTTCTCTGTATTTTGGGCTTGAAGGAAGGAAAACAGATGGAGAACTGCAAGAAAATGATCAGGAAATTCGATGAAAACAGAGATGGAAAGATAGGTTTCaatgaatttgtaaaatttatggAGAGCAGCTTTTGCTGAATCATTCGTTTTTCCTTCTGGAAATATTTATAAAACTTCTTTGTTATGTGATTCCAATTTCTTCTCTGGTCCTGTTCAATTCCAATGTCAATTTCGATGTATTGTTATTACTACAAACATACTTTtcattatcatattattacaatttagATCTTNNNNNNNNNNNNNNNNNNNNNNNNNNNNNNNNNNNNNNNNNNNNNNNNNNNNNNNNNNNNNNNNNNNNNNNNNNNNNNNNNNNNNNNNNNNNNNNNNNNNAGTTCATCTGCACCATTTCCGGCTCTCTCATGGCCGACCCAGTCATCGTCTCCTCTGGCCACACTTTCGAACAAGCCTGCGTCAGAGCCTGCAAAGTCCTGGGCTTTACACCCACTTTACCCGACTCGTCCACACCCGATTTCTCCTCCATAATCCCCAACCTCGCGCTCAAATCCACCATTCTCAACTGGTGCAAAAACTCCTCGGTAGACCCTCCGAAGCCCGTCGATTCCAACACCGCCGAGAAGCTCGTCCGTACATTAATGGCGGCCGATGCCCAAAAATGGGGTAACCAGAACGAAAATGGAGCCCAACAGACCGAAATCTCGGAGAAGAAGGTGATACAAGGGGTTAGAGAAAAGCCTAGCGTGAATTCCAATCATCCTAGTCACTGCGACTCGAGCTCGGACGACTCGTTCGGGACCACCGCGTCGATTCGGTCTCTGCAACTTGCGACTCAGCCGAGTTGCTATTCCTCTCCATCCTCGTCCGAAATCGAAACCCTAGCCCCTAATTGCACCGAGGAAGAGGAAATTTTGGCCAAACTCAGAAGCCCACAAGTGTTTGAGATCGAAGAGTCCGTGATTTTTCTGAGACAGATCACACGGACCAGAGAAGACTCAAGGGGCCACCTCTGTACCCCTCGGTTACTCTCAGCCCTCCGATCTCTGATCATCTCCAGGTACTCGAGCATCCAAGTGAACTCGGTCGCAGCATTGGTGAATCTCTCTTTGGAGAATGCCAACAAGGTTAGGATCGTACGGTCAGGAATCGTTCCTCCACTAGTTGATGTTCTGAAGGGGGGATTTGCTGAGGCGCAGGAACACGCTTCCGGTGCACTCTTCAGCTTAGCCCTTGATGATAACAACAAGACCGCGATTGGTGTTTTGGGCGCTTTACAGCCGTTGATTCACATGCTCCGGTCCCAGAGCGAGCGGACCCGGCATGACTCGGCGCTTGCTCTTTACCATCTTTCGCTCGTTCAAAGCAATCGGTCTAAGTTAGTGAAACTCGGGTCCGTTCCAATTTTGTTGGGTATGTTGAGATCGGGTCACATGACGGGTCGGTTACTACTAATTTTGTGTAACCTGGCTTGGTGCATGGATGGGCGGGCCGCAATGTTGGATGCGGGTGGGGTAGATTGTTTGGTTGGGTTGTTGGATGGGGGCGAGTTGAAGTCCGAGTCGGCTTGGGCGAGTTGCGTTGACACATTGTATGGGCTGAGTCATGGCGGGTTGAGGTTCAAGGGGTTGGCGAAGGCGGCAAGGGCGGAAGAGGTGTTGATGAAGGTTGAGAACGTTGGGTGCAAACGGGCATGGGAGAAGGCAAAAAGGGTTTTGGAGATGATCAAAAAgagggaagaggaggaggaagaggtgGATTGGGTGGATTTGCTTGGCATGGAGAGTCAGACTCAGTGTTGACTCGTTGTGGGTTAGGTGAGTCAAGAATTTTGAAGTACAGAGTTTGatgttttgattcttttgagTGTTGtcttttttgggggtggggttgGTTTAAGATTTGTAATTACCGGTGTTTATATTGGTGGTTTTTGTGGCTTTTGCGCTTTGGTGACATTTTTTTCACCTAAATCATGGATGTTGGAGGTGTAAATTAAGAGCTTTTAGACCCAAGTGATTATGGAGTTGTACGAATCTTTTCCGAAAGTTTGCTTTAATGCTTATCACTTTATTCTTGATGGGTCTTCATTTTGAGATGGGTTTGGTGCCACCACTTTATATCTCAATCCTCACTCTTTATTGTTTCACATTTCCTCGATAAAGCGTGCCAATCACAACAATATGGTACAATCAAAATGATATGACAAATATCAGTAGAACTCAATTGTAGCAAGCTTAAGTGGATGAGGATCATCTATAATTAGGAATTCCTATTATTTTATGCCTGAGCAGAGGCCCACTCGAAGAGGTCTTCTGTTCAAGTGGGCTTCCTATTCGGGTAGGGAATTTGCTTTGATTAATaatcttatttttttgaaatttcttttgaggCCCAAAAGATTGGTTCTGCCATGGGAAAGGCCCAAGAGGTGGCAGTGCCCCATGATTACCAAGAATGCTTTGGGCTTGAGCTTTTCCTCGTGGGGCTTAGAGCATAGGATGGCAATTGGAATTGGACATAAGTGTCCCATGATTCACAGGGCGAGGACATCCTTAGGCTTTTCCTATACGTGCTCCCTCCCAAATCAAAACGGGCATgtagagaatgaaagaaaaagttggTTAATTAGAGGTAATTAGCTGCTTTTTTGGGTTTCTACTATTAACTCTATTATTGTATGATTAGATTAGAGTCTTCCTTTTGTCATTCAGGTTTGGTGGAAAAGCAAAATGAACTTTATATGACAATTTAGATTAGAAATCGGATGTAATAGCTGTTGGAGGCTTTTGGTGATTGATGAGATTACTCTACCGTTGTCTGCTGTTAGATATTCAACGATAAGATAATGGGAGTTTTTAGTGACTCCCAATAATGGTTGGTTCATACATATCAAAATACATGGCTTTATATctaggtttttcaaaaaatttagttCAACACGAGGCAAGACACGGTTAAACATATCAAATCCACTCCATAGATCATAATTCTTCCTGGTACATACAATTTTGAACTCTATAAGCTGACCCTCAGCTTAATTTCAACTTCAATCCCAGTTACAGAAAAAAGCATACCCCCATGTGTCTTATCACTTGAACTTATGCCCTAGTAGTAGATATATAATTTGTGTTAGAAATTTCCCTGTGACAGCTAGAAATGAAATACCTACTATGACAAGTAATGGTTGTGGCCAGCCTGGTAATTAAACACCCACAAGGTCGACATGAATGGGTTCCATTGACTTGTGACACAATGAATACCTAAAACAGACATGATTGTTTTCTTTGGAGCAGTCAAATTCAATACAAGCTGGAAGCCCAGCAGTGGCCActgacagaaaagaaaaagacaactTGGGTTCAACGGCACAAATTGtaagtaaaataataaagcaaGGAACCTGATTATGGCTCTCTCGACTTTCATGTCATTCAGGCGTCCCTTAAGACTATGCAAATGTGCTTTGAGCCTTTTTAGGGGCCCAAAGGTTggatcttttctattttatttttgtcctcAGCCTAAACAAAAAGCATCTTCCTCTTTCCTATGCTTCATTATTATACtcctaataattttatttcattgatAAGTGTAGTCTCATCAGCTAGAACCATCGTGTTTCCATAAACACAGTCTCCAATAATAGAATCTATTATTAAAGTAATTAAGATCTGCAAGACTGCAACTTCTTTGTTACTTTTTTCTGCCGTGAGACCACTT
This window of the Corylus avellana chromosome ca5, CavTom2PMs-1.0 genome carries:
- the LOC132181190 gene encoding U-box domain-containing protein 40-like, which codes for MEFQEGMMKLVVHKPIKTTWTFEKENEKQRSTETATPRRKWNIFNKYLSSPPSKPVNPKPKQPPKEFICTISGSLMADPVIVSSGHTFEQACVRACKVLGFTPTLPDSSTPDFSSIIPNLALKSTILNWCKNSSVDPPKPVDSNTAEKLVRTLMAADAQNENGAQQTEISEKKVIQGVREKPSVNSNHPSHCDSSSDDSFGTTASIRSLQLATQPSCYSSPSSSEIETLAPNCTEEEEILAKLRSPQVFEIEESVIFLRQITRTREDSRGHLCTPRLLSALRSLIISRYSSIQVNSVAALVNLSLENANKVRIVRSGIVPPLVDVLKGGFAEAQEHASGALFSLALDDNNKTAIGVLGALQPLIHMLRSQSERTRHDSALALYHLSLVQSNRSKLVKLGSVPILLGMLRSGHMTGRLLLILCNLAWCMDGRAAMLDAGGVDCLVGLLDGGELKSESAWASCVDTLYGLSHGGLRFKGLAKAARAEEVLMKVENVGCKRAWEKAKRVLEMIKKREEEEEEVDWVDLLGMESQTQC
- the LOC132181442 gene encoding U-box domain-containing protein 40-like (The sequence of the model RefSeq protein was modified relative to this genomic sequence to represent the inferred CDS: added 196 bases not found in genome assembly) produces the protein MEFQEGMMKLVVHKPIKTTWAFEKETEKQRSTETATPRRKWKIFNKYLSTPPSKPVNAKPKQPPKEFICTISGSLMADPVIVSSGHTFEQACVRACKVLGFTPTLPDSSTPDFSSIIPNLALKSTILNWCKNSSVDPPKPVDSNTAEKLVRTLMAADAQKWGNQNENGAQQTEISEKKVIQGVREKPSVNSNHPSHCDSSSDDSFGTTASIRSLQLATQPSCYSSPSSSEIETLAPNCTEEEEILAKLRSPQVFEIEESVIFLRQITRTREDSRGHLCTPRLLSALRSLIISRYSSIQVNSVAALVNLSLENANKVRIVRSGIVPPLVDVLKGGFAEAQEHASGALFSLALDDNNKTAIGVLGALQPLIHMLRSQSERTRHDSALALYHLSLVQSNRSKLVKLGSVPILLGMLRSGHMTGRLLLILCNLAWCMDGRAAMLDAGGVDCLVGLLDGGELKSESAWASCVDTLYGLSHGGLRFKGLAKAARAEEVLMKVENVGCKRAWEKAKRVLEMIKKREEEEEEVDWVDLLGMESQTQC